The following coding sequences lie in one Liolophura sinensis isolate JHLJ2023 chromosome 4, CUHK_Ljap_v2, whole genome shotgun sequence genomic window:
- the LOC135464448 gene encoding cephalotocin receptor 1-like — MSGFQGYRHVNSTRSGILVEDSGQYGDTDIFYSELNGTVNSSNVTAATPTHGRDEELAKVEIAVLATILYFALFGNMSVLIVLRLRRKKLSRMQWFIVHLSCADLFVAIFNIMPQMIWDITYSFYGNDFLCRSVKYFQVVAMFASSYVLVMCAIDRYLSICHPLTSHTWTPIRGHIMILAAWIMSLLFSLPNGIIFSYKELPGGVYDCWVDFDPAWTLQLYITWIFIAIFVIPFVILTFAYGCICHVVWKSMKTKESSTKLTTVPSAKSFRKPCRISFRHENGKLMEGYHDNSSKRGSGSSAPRAHTQRLSRAKMKTIKLTLAVILCYVICWAPFFIAQMWSAYDENAPFNGKAFTILMLLASLNSCTNPWIYLAFSGHLCNKARGRFSRPPASSFLDSGTRSTMMETSVRRGGNRRESEYSGAYSTSNF; from the exons ATGAGTGGGTTCCAAGGATACCGACATGTGAACAGCACAAGAAGTGGCATACTGGTAGAGGATTCTGGTCAATATGGCGACACAGACATTTTCTACTCCGAACTAAATGGGACAGTAAACTCTTCTAACGTCACCGCAGCTACTCCTACCCATGGACGAGACGAAGAGCTGGCTAAAGTCGAAATCGCTGTCCTCGCCACCATTTTGTACTTCGCCTTATTTGGCAATATGTCGGTGCTTATTGTGCTGCGCTTGCGTAGAAAGAAACTTTCTCGAATGCAGTGGTTCATTGTGCACTTAAGCTGTGCGGATCTCTTTGTGGCTATTTTCAACATCATGCCTCAAATGATTTGGGATATTACTTATAGTTTCTATGGCAATGACTTTTTGTGCAGGTCGGTGAAGTATTTTCAAGTTGTAGCAATGTTCGCGTCATCTTATGTACTAGTCATGTGCGCCATTGACCGGTACCTGTCCATCTGTCACCCACTAACGAGCCATACGTGGACACCAATTCGTGGTCACATTATGATTCTGGCTGCATGGATTATGTCCCTTTTATTCAGCCTACCAAATGGCATCATATTCTCTTATAAAGAACTGCCTGGCGGAGTATACGACTGCTGGGTGGATTTTGACCCTGCATGGACCCTGCAGTTGTACATCACCTGGATATTCATCGCCATTTTTGTCATTCCCTTCGTCATTTTGACTTTCGCCTACGGTTGCATCTGTCATGTAGTGTGGAAAAGTATGAAAACGAAGGAATCCTCTACCAAGCTAACCACAGTGCCTAGTGCGAAAAGTTTTCGCAAACCCTGCCGAATTTCTTTTCGACACGAAAATGGAAAACTTATGGAAGGTTACCACGACAACTCGTCAAAACGAGGCAGCGGAAGTTCGGCTCCGCGTGCGCACACGCAACGCTTGTCACGTGCTAAGATGAAGACGATCAAGTTGACTTTGGCCGTGATTTTGTGCTACGTCATATGTTGGGCTCCCTTTTTCATAGCACAGATGTGGTCGGCCTATGACGAGAACGCGCCCTTCAACG GGAAGGCCTTCACCATCTTGATGCTACTCGCGAGTCTGAATAGCTGCACCAACCCATGGATATACCTTGCGTTCAGCGGTCACCTCTGTAATAAAGCCAGGGGACGCTTCTCCCGACCCCCAGCGAGTTCTTTCTTGGATTCGGGTACAAGGTCCACCATGATGGAAACAAGTGTTAGAAGGGGAGGTAACCGGCGTGAGAGCGAGTACTCCGGTGCGTACAGCACGAGTAATTTTTGA